In the Candidatus Eisenbacteria bacterium genome, one interval contains:
- a CDS encoding response regulator transcription factor, whose amino-acid sequence MADLVMVIEDEKEIRDLVRYNLERAGYRVSAVADGEEGLRRVFAARPDLLVLDLMLPGRNGLEILREVRGESLTRDLPVIVLTARSAEMDKLLGFEHGADDYLTKPFGPRELVARVQALLRRAQPSKTEGEFAAGDLTISTLAREAVHRGKKLVLTPREFDLLAFLARHPGRVLSREELLRKLWGYDYVGETRTVDVHVRRLRAKLGDKGKLIQTVTGSGYKFAGAAGAR is encoded by the coding sequence GCTACAACCTCGAGCGCGCAGGCTATCGCGTCTCGGCGGTGGCGGATGGAGAGGAAGGCCTGCGGCGTGTGTTCGCCGCCCGTCCCGATCTGCTGGTCCTCGACCTGATGCTGCCCGGCAGGAACGGACTCGAGATCCTCCGTGAAGTGCGCGGAGAGTCCCTGACCCGCGATCTTCCGGTCATCGTGCTCACCGCGCGCTCCGCCGAGATGGACAAGCTGCTGGGTTTCGAGCACGGCGCCGACGACTACCTCACCAAGCCGTTCGGGCCGCGCGAGCTGGTGGCGCGGGTCCAGGCGCTCCTCCGTCGCGCTCAGCCGAGCAAGACGGAGGGCGAGTTCGCCGCGGGCGATCTGACGATCAGCACGCTGGCGCGGGAAGCGGTCCATCGGGGAAAGAAGCTCGTGCTGACGCCGCGCGAGTTCGACCTGCTGGCGTTTCTCGCGCGTCATCCCGGCCGCGTGCTCTCGCGCGAGGAGCTGCTGCGCAAGCTGTGGGGCTACGACTACGTCGGTGAGACGCGGACGGTGGACGTCCACGTGCGCCGGCTGCGTGCCAAGCTCGGCGACAAGGGCAAGCTCATCCAGACCGTGACCGGATCGGGGTACAAGTTCGCGGGCGCCGCCGGCGCCCGCTGA
- a CDS encoding ATP-binding protein, with product MIRSLRLRLFVGHTILGMTVLAVVTALLWSEQGRWLAKSHVAALERRARGLAREMETGRLDRAGDPQDLAAVLGDVLGLRVTLIDSLGAVRGDSEVPRARLAGVENHASRPEVRAALEGRVGRATRSSATVGRSFAYVAVPSTRPGVAVVRVAEPLAEASQLNQSLSRLSLVAAAIALLVAVPLALWAARAQAARVQALEKVAARIGAGEGGARAAERPADELGRLGRAINQMALELRTRVAAMATQRDERERILAHMTDGVALLDQEGRVIHANTSLAQILGVPLPPPPGTPFRDFARSPELDDVLRATREAPHTSERDLRLWTPEQRLVRVTATRLTDDESHAVLLVLHDLTEAERLDRIRQDFVANVSHELKTPLTSVRGYAETLLEGGLEDAANREEFVRIIRDQAARLQELVEDLLSLAELERPDARLRLESFDLRAAAERQAGEFRDRAAQSGLKLMLEPGAPVQVVADRGRVEQVLANLLDNAVKYTERGSVTLAVGDGEGFAWCEVRDTGPGIAEPDRERIFERFYRVDKARSRAKGGTGLGLSIVKHILALHDGVIEVKSAVGQG from the coding sequence ATGATCCGCTCGCTCCGCCTCCGACTCTTCGTCGGGCACACCATCCTGGGCATGACGGTGCTCGCCGTCGTGACGGCGCTGCTGTGGAGCGAGCAAGGCCGGTGGCTGGCGAAGAGCCACGTCGCCGCGCTCGAGCGCCGCGCGCGGGGCCTCGCGCGTGAGATGGAGACCGGACGGCTCGACCGCGCGGGCGATCCTCAGGATCTGGCGGCGGTGCTGGGAGACGTGCTCGGCCTGCGCGTGACGCTGATCGACAGCCTGGGCGCCGTGAGGGGGGACAGCGAGGTGCCGCGCGCGCGCCTCGCCGGAGTCGAGAACCACGCATCTCGTCCCGAAGTGCGCGCCGCGCTGGAGGGCCGTGTCGGGCGCGCCACCCGTTCGAGCGCCACGGTGGGACGGTCGTTCGCGTACGTCGCGGTGCCTTCGACCCGACCGGGAGTCGCGGTGGTGAGAGTGGCGGAACCCCTGGCCGAGGCCTCGCAGCTCAACCAATCGCTTTCGCGGCTTTCACTGGTGGCGGCGGCGATCGCGCTGCTGGTGGCGGTCCCGCTGGCGCTCTGGGCCGCTCGCGCGCAGGCCGCGCGCGTCCAGGCGCTCGAGAAGGTGGCGGCGCGGATCGGCGCCGGAGAGGGAGGCGCGCGCGCGGCGGAGCGTCCCGCCGACGAGCTCGGCCGGCTCGGACGCGCGATCAACCAGATGGCGCTCGAGCTGCGCACGCGCGTGGCCGCCATGGCGACCCAGAGGGATGAGCGCGAGCGAATTCTCGCGCACATGACCGATGGCGTGGCGCTGCTCGATCAGGAGGGACGCGTCATCCACGCGAACACGAGCCTGGCGCAGATCCTCGGCGTTCCCCTGCCGCCGCCTCCCGGCACGCCGTTTCGCGACTTCGCGCGGTCGCCCGAGCTCGACGACGTGCTGCGCGCGACGCGGGAGGCGCCGCACACGAGCGAGCGCGATCTGCGACTTTGGACTCCCGAGCAACGCCTGGTCCGCGTGACGGCGACCCGGCTCACCGATGACGAGAGCCACGCCGTGCTCCTGGTGCTGCACGATCTGACCGAGGCGGAGCGGCTCGACCGCATTCGACAGGACTTCGTCGCCAACGTCTCGCACGAGCTCAAGACGCCGCTCACGTCCGTGCGAGGCTACGCCGAAACGCTCCTCGAGGGCGGTCTCGAGGATGCGGCGAACCGCGAGGAGTTCGTCCGCATCATTCGCGACCAGGCGGCCAGGCTCCAGGAGCTGGTCGAGGACCTGCTGTCGCTCGCGGAGCTCGAGCGGCCCGATGCCCGGCTGAGACTCGAGTCCTTCGACCTGCGGGCGGCCGCGGAGCGGCAGGCGGGCGAGTTCCGCGACCGCGCGGCTCAGTCCGGCCTGAAGCTCATGCTCGAGCCCGGCGCGCCGGTCCAGGTCGTGGCCGACCGGGGCCGTGTCGAGCAGGTGCTCGCCAATCTGCTCGACAACGCCGTCAAGTACACGGAGCGTGGCAGCGTGACGCTGGCCGTCGGCGATGGCGAAGGATTCGCATGGTGCGAGGTCCGTGACACCGGCCCCGGCATCGCCGAGCCGGACCGGGAGCGGATCTTCGAGCGCTTCTACCGCGTCGACAAGGCGCGCTCGCGCGCCAAGGGCGGAACCGGCCTCGGACTCTCGATCGTGAAGCACATTCTCGCGCTCCACGACGGCGTCATCGAAGTGAAGAGCGCGGTCGGTCAGGG